Proteins co-encoded in one Thermocrinis sp. genomic window:
- a CDS encoding sensor domain-containing diguanylate cyclase, which yields MEIISEYYEKEQLFRTLAEDNPNGVVLYDFEEDEEEILDKGAIVRLIHPKDREKAQKIRQERLSGDRSLKEFDLRLITKGGKVKWFKVTSHVINYKNRECSLITFVDLTKEKERERELYHLATTDRLTKLFNRYAGTNLFENLIHQAERYGLVFSLIFLDIDNFKKINDTLGHLIGDRALVDVAKTIKKNLRKSDIAIRWGGEEFLVLLPNTKDPLPVAEKIRAKISELTYEGWGPITVSAGCAVYSPGDTIDSMIKRADQALYRAKSLGKNRVVIA from the coding sequence GTGGAAATTATCTCAGAATACTACGAAAAGGAACAACTCTTTCGCACCCTTGCGGAAGATAATCCCAACGGCGTTGTGCTATACGACTTTGAAGAAGATGAGGAAGAGATTCTGGACAAGGGTGCCATTGTAAGGCTTATCCATCCCAAAGACCGGGAAAAGGCACAAAAAATAAGGCAAGAGAGGCTATCTGGAGACAGGAGTTTAAAAGAATTTGATCTTAGGCTTATAACAAAAGGGGGAAAGGTGAAGTGGTTTAAGGTTACCAGCCATGTGATCAATTACAAAAACAGGGAATGCTCGCTTATTACTTTTGTGGATCTAACCAAGGAGAAGGAAAGGGAAAGGGAACTCTATCACCTTGCAACCACCGACAGGCTCACAAAGTTATTCAACAGGTATGCGGGGACCAATTTGTTTGAGAATTTGATCCATCAAGCGGAAAGGTATGGCTTGGTATTTTCTTTGATCTTTCTTGACATAGACAACTTCAAGAAAATAAACGACACCCTTGGGCACTTGATTGGCGACAGGGCGCTTGTGGATGTGGCAAAGACCATAAAAAAGAACCTAAGAAAGAGCGACATAGCCATAAGATGGGGTGGAGAGGAGTTTTTAGTTCTGCTTCCTAACACAAAGGACCCTTTACCCGTGGCGGAAAAGATAAGAGCAAAGATAAGCGAGCTAACATACGAAGGCTGGGGACCAATAACTGTATCTGCGGGTTGCGCGGTCTATTCTCCTGGTGATACCATAGACTCTATGATCAAAAGGGCAGATCAGGCCCTCTACAGGGCAAAGTCCCTTGGTAAAAATAGAGTAGTAATAGCTTGA
- the ftsH gene encoding ATP-dependent zinc metalloprotease FtsH, with product MQWMKNVFIWILIIGFMILAFNLFSSSGKESAVKTPINTVLELAEEGKLKEVKIKDNTLIGITTEGQRVETGLPPGTDIVGRLMEKGVRVEVAVQEQGGWWLTFLVSWLPILLFIGIWIYMMKQVSGGGGGGTRGAFSFGKSRAKVYIDEKPKVTLNDVAGMDEVKEEVKEIIEYLKDPVKFQRLGGRPPKGVLLYGEPGVGKTLLAKAIAGEAHVPFISVSGSDFVEMFVGVGAARVRDLFETAKKHAPCIIFIDEIDAVGRSRGAFNLGGGHDEREQTLNQLLVEMDGFDTSEGIIVIAATNRPDILDPALLRPGRFDRQIFIPKPDVKGRYEILKVHARNKKLAPNVDLEIVARATPGFNGADLENVLNEAALLAARKGKEAIEMEDIEEAIDRITMGLERKGMVISPKEKEKIAYHEAGHAIMSLMVPGSDALHKVSIIPRGMALGVTQQLPIDDKHMYDKQDLMGRLVVLFGGRAAEEVFYGKEGITTGAENDLQRATELAYRMVSMWGMSENVGPVAVRRVVNPFLGGMTTSIDISEELRRNIDEEVKRILTEAYNMAKSIIETYKEPIRAVVKRLLEKETVSCEEFVEVMKLYGVEIKNECKKEEFKKEESKQEEKITV from the coding sequence ATGCAGTGGATGAAGAATGTATTCATCTGGATTTTAATAATCGGTTTTATGATACTGGCCTTTAACCTGTTTAGCTCGTCAGGTAAGGAGTCCGCAGTTAAAACTCCTATCAATACTGTGCTTGAATTGGCAGAAGAAGGTAAGCTAAAAGAGGTGAAGATAAAGGACAATACCTTAATAGGCATAACCACAGAAGGTCAGAGGGTTGAAACGGGCTTGCCACCTGGGACGGACATAGTTGGTAGGCTGATGGAGAAGGGCGTGAGAGTGGAGGTGGCAGTCCAAGAGCAGGGTGGCTGGTGGCTGACCTTCTTGGTCTCTTGGCTACCTATACTTCTTTTCATAGGCATATGGATTTACATGATGAAGCAGGTAAGCGGTGGGGGTGGTGGAGGAACAAGGGGGGCTTTCAGCTTCGGCAAAAGCCGGGCAAAGGTCTATATTGACGAAAAGCCCAAGGTGACGTTAAACGATGTGGCTGGGATGGATGAAGTGAAGGAGGAGGTAAAAGAGATCATAGAGTACCTAAAGGATCCTGTTAAGTTTCAAAGGCTTGGGGGAAGACCACCAAAAGGTGTGTTACTTTACGGAGAGCCGGGGGTAGGAAAGACCCTTTTGGCAAAGGCAATAGCGGGTGAGGCTCATGTGCCTTTTATATCTGTTTCCGGTTCAGACTTTGTGGAAATGTTCGTAGGAGTGGGTGCGGCAAGGGTGAGGGACCTGTTTGAAACTGCCAAAAAGCACGCTCCATGCATCATATTCATAGACGAGATAGACGCGGTGGGAAGGTCAAGGGGAGCTTTTAACTTGGGTGGAGGGCATGACGAGAGGGAACAGACTCTAAACCAGCTTTTGGTAGAGATGGATGGCTTTGACACTTCGGAAGGCATAATCGTTATAGCTGCCACCAACAGACCAGACATCTTAGACCCAGCCCTCTTAAGACCTGGAAGGTTTGACAGACAGATCTTCATTCCAAAGCCCGACGTAAAGGGAAGGTATGAAATACTAAAGGTGCATGCAAGAAATAAAAAGCTTGCTCCCAACGTGGACCTGGAGATTGTAGCAAGGGCCACACCTGGGTTTAACGGTGCAGACCTGGAAAATGTTTTAAACGAAGCTGCACTCCTTGCTGCAAGAAAAGGAAAAGAAGCCATAGAGATGGAGGACATAGAGGAGGCAATAGATAGAATCACGATGGGTCTGGAAAGAAAAGGCATGGTTATATCTCCAAAGGAGAAGGAAAAGATAGCCTATCACGAGGCAGGGCACGCCATAATGAGTTTGATGGTACCGGGTTCGGATGCCCTACATAAGGTTTCTATCATCCCAAGGGGAATGGCCCTTGGAGTTACCCAACAACTGCCCATAGACGACAAGCACATGTATGACAAACAGGACCTTATGGGAAGGCTTGTGGTTCTCTTTGGAGGAAGGGCGGCGGAAGAAGTTTTTTATGGAAAGGAGGGTATAACTACTGGTGCTGAAAATGACCTACAGAGGGCAACGGAGCTGGCTTACAGGATGGTTTCCATGTGGGGTATGAGCGAAAACGTAGGTCCGGTGGCGGTAAGAAGAGTAGTCAATCCCTTCTTGGGAGGCATGACCACATCCATAGACATAAGCGAAGAGCTAAGAAGAAACATAGACGAAGAGGTAAAGCGCATACTTACAGAGGCATACAACATGGCAAAGAGTATAATAGAAACTTACAAGGAACCTATTAGGGCTGTGGTTAAAAGACTGCTTGAAAAGGAGACCGTATCCTGCGAAGAGTTTGTGGAAGTAATGAAACTCTACGGCGTTGAAATAAAAAACGAGTGCAAGAAAGAGGAGTTTAAGAAAGAAGAAAGTAAGCAAGAAGAAAAAATTACAGTGTAA